Proteins from a genomic interval of Fusarium oxysporum Fo47 chromosome I, complete sequence:
- a CDS encoding DNA polymerase ligase-domain-containing protein, with translation MVEKRPPSPGFISNPFIKRRNLEWTLDSPSPSQPPTTADIESGSATVEDHLSHFKAHLSSHILSQSPLSISSYSSLYTENFGSSAGAHFVIHQHDHPIAGTHYDLRLQINETSSASWAIMYGLPGDPQSIRLNRNATETRIHCLWNHLIETASTSTGSLLIWDTGTYSILPRQSKHAPATDPSSPMSSPGPSFAPTQQALLHAAFQNRKIRIRLHGSRLPDPYVANLRLTRSEDVAGRVRSGRAPRKRRRRHAQTETQPETSGDDSESDESEDVPSNTDTGTNADNLSAMEREIRELEDEEVRRTNAYPGASNTIGSVHQRRWYLSLDRPACGFVEQRTKSRSVWELEGGTETKNKQSDNGRLSYPFHVRGPDHERSVLTGRLGADILQDEGVDKFIQRQGWKPVLK, from the exons ATGGTTGAAAAGCGACCACCAAGTCCTGGCTTCATCTCTAATCCATTCatcaaaagaagaaatctCGAATGGACTCTCGACTCACCATCGCCCTCACAGCCACCAACAACTGCTGACATAGAATCTGGATCAGCCACTGTAGAGGACCACCTCTCGCATTTCAAAGCGCACCTCTCTAGCCATATATTAAGCCAATCGCCACTATCAATATCATCGTATAGCTCACTATACACCGAAAACTTTGGAAGCTCTGCAGGTGCTCATTTCGTCATTCATCAACATGACCACCCAATTGCTGGCACGCACTATGACCTCCGTCTTCAGATCAATGAGACCAGCAGCGCCAGCTGGGCGATCATGTACGGACTCCCGGGCGACCCTCAGAGCATACGGTTGAATCGAAACGCGACAGAGACGCGAATTCATTGTCTATGG AATCACCTCATAGAGACTGCCTCAACCTCGACTGGCTCACTTCTCATTTGGGATACGGGAACATATAGCATCCTCCCCCGTCAAAGCAAGCATGCCCCAGCGACTGATCCGTCCTCTCCAATGTCCTCACCAGGTCCATCTTTCGCGCCAACACAGCAAGCTCTTCTGCACGCCGCTTTTCAGAACCGCAAGATCCGCATTAGACTGCACGGATCGCGCTTACCTGATCCATATGTCGCGAACCTTCGTTTAACCAGGTCAGAAGATGTGGCCGGCAGAGTAAGGAGCGGAAGAGCACCTCGGAAACGACGGCGTCGTCATGCCCAGACGGAGACGCAACCTGAGACGAGTGGTGATGATAGCGAGAGTGATGAAAGTGAGGATGTCCCTTCAAACACTGATACGGGAACCAACGCAGACAATCTTTCCGCCATGGAACGTGAGATACgtgagcttgaagatgaagaggtcCGAAGAACAAATGCATATCCAGGGGCTTCCAACACCATCGGTAGTGTACATCAACGACGATGGTATCTTTCACTTGATCGCCCGGCTTGTGGGTTTGTGGAGCAAAGAACCAAGAGCCGTTCAGTTTGGGAACTGGAAGGCGGTACGGAGACTAAAAACAAACAGAGCGACAATGGACGCTTGTCATACCCATTCCACGTCCGGGGGCCAGATCATGAGCGTAGTGTATTAACAGGACGGCTAGGAGCTGATATTCTCCAAGACGAGGGCGTGGATAAATTTATTCAACGTCAAGGTTGGAAGCCAGTGCTGAAATGA
- a CDS encoding Peroxin 13, N-terminal region-domain-containing protein, protein MASPPKPWEQPGAAATAATSPISPSVASGTTTSITDSSSAPPLPNRPSSLTSTVNQNAANYSRMNSSPYSSMGGAYSSPYSSPYSRFGMGGMGGMSGYGSMYGGGYGGYGGGMYGGMGGGMYGGGMGMPGDQNSLTNTFNNSTQATFQMLEGIVTAFGGFAQMLESTYMATHSSFFAMVSVAEQFGNLRDTLGSVLGIFTLMRWIRTLIAKLTGRPPPADATALTPAAFARFEGRSVGPDGNPLPAKASKKPLLFFVLAAFGIPYLMSKMIRTLAASQEQEQKRLQAQAMESQQPVDPAKLEFCRLTFDFLPQPNTGMELEARKGDLVAVLSKNDPSGNPSEWWQCRSRDGRQGYLPSTYLEVIKRPAQEPKKIKAAPSESSRTNSLTSSIARPEDGKNEYASADGMQRSHFYS, encoded by the exons ATGGCCTCTCCACCCAAGCCCTGGGAGCAGCCTGGCGCGGCTGCGACTGCTG CGACATCGCCTATCTCGCCGTCAGTTGCGTCCGGAACTACAACATCGATCACCGATTCGTCTTCTGCCCCTCCGCTTCCTAAtcgaccttcttctctcacaTCAACGGTCAATCAGAACGCTGCCAATTACAGCAGGATGAATTCCTCACCGTATAGCTCAATGGGTGGCGCGTACTCGTCACCCTATTCCAGCCCCTACTCGCGGTTTGGCATGGGTGGTATGGGCGGCATGAGTGGCTACGGTAGCATGTACGGTGGAGGATACGGTGGCTACGGAGGAGGCATGTATGGTGGCATGGGCGGCGGTATGTACGGCGGTGGCATGGGAATGCCTGGCGACCAAAACAGCTTGACCAACaccttcaacaacagcacTCAGGCTACCTTCCAAATGCTCGAGGGTATTGTCACGGCCTTTGGAGGCTTCGCCCAGATGCTTGAGAGTACCTACATGGCTACTCACTCCAGCTTCTTTG CCATGGTCTCTGTCGCTGAACAATTTGGTAATCTGAGGGATACTCTGGGCTCCGTGCTGGGCATCTTCACATTGATGCGCTGGATTCGCACATTGATTGCCAAGCTTACTGGTCGACCGCCGCCTGCCGATGCGACTGCCCTCACACCAGCTGCATTTGCACGCTTCGAAGGTCGGAGCGTTGGACCAGATGGTAACCCACTTCCTGCGAAGGCCAGCAAGAAGCCTTTACTGTTCTTTGTCCTGGCCGCCTTTGGCATTCCTTATCTAATGTCAAAGATGATAAGGACGCTTGCTGCCTCACAAGAGCAGGAGCAGAAGCGTCTTCAGGCCCAGGCCATGGAATCACAGCAGCCGGTCGACCCTGCTAAGCTTGAGTTTTGCCGACTCACCTTCGACTTCCTCCCTCAGCCTAACACAGGCATGGAGCTCGAGGCGAGAAAGGGTGACCTTGTTGCCGTCCTAAGTAAAAACGACCCTTCTGGTAATCCCAGCGAGTGGTGGCAGTGCCGATCCCGCGACGGCCGCCAAGGCTATCTTCCATCTACCTACCTCGAGGTCATCAAGCGCCCGGCACAAgagcccaagaagatcaaggctgcGCCTAGCGAGAGCAGCCGTACAAACTCCCTAACCAGCTCAATTGCCCGCCCCGAGGATGGGAAGAACGAGTACGCTTCTGCTGACGGCATGCAGAGGAGCCACTTCTACTCCTAG
- a CDS encoding uncharacterized protein (expressed protein) — MASAPEEVSGVVETQALELREFYKLYETAKDHHKRFITHRQEHKDPVVLLPLDALQIKLDKLEKAIKLQREHRSKPDWEPNAIQFCFLLNLPLDELTTTWNNYKQSSVVLHHLDNVGPLTSYFLQKAQYVSAKRDRDGKNEDIIDRVKWLEAALDKLDTTRIKRKDPELEACKKNDGGHCIVTGVANPQVCHIIPFAFNNSDKNTKKTSLFSSTIFSMLGLPGNKETEDAITLLHQGKGSLDKQWNMICLSPSLYIWWGHAYWAFKWLDATPLTDDTKTCKIRLQFHWMPRNIKRDPTASFYLKDLPDLEEQIKHCYGSEPYLCNEQNCQACYGTKGIAAHNVESGRPIRTGDIFTIIRSTVDVPLCRTMFDIQWAIITSAAISGGALVPDELGDFSFPPGDYRFSYEDIQDNVEADEDTQSRVQSWVDQNSPEPQQEL, encoded by the exons ATGGCTTCAGCACCTGAGGAAGTCTCTGGAGTCGTAGAAACGCAAGCTCTTGAGCTCCGGGAATTTTACAAACTCTACGAGACCGCTAAAGATCATCACAAGCGTTTCATCACGCATCGCCAGGAGCACAAGGATCCAGTCGTTTTACTGCCACTCGATGCACTCCAGATCAAGCTCGATAAACTTGAAAAGGCTATCAAACTCCAGCGCGAACATCGAAGCAAACCAGACTGGGAACCAAATGCTATTCAATTCTGTTTTCTTCTTAACTTGCCGCTTGATGAGCTTACAACTACTTGGAACAACTACAAGCAGAGCAGTGTAGTTCTCCACCACCTAGACAATGTCGGCCCGCTCACATCTTATT TTCTTCAGAAGGCGCAATATGTTTCTGCAAAGAGGGACAGAGATGGTAAAAATGAGGACATAATTGACAGAGTTAAGTGGTTAGAAGCGGCACTCGACAAGCTTGATACGACCCGCATCAAGCGAAAGGACCCCGAGCTTGAAGCATGCAAGAAGAACGACGGTGGACATTGTATTGTCACCGGAGTTGCAAACCCTCAAGTCTGCCATATTATTCCATTCGCTTTTAACAACTCCGACAAGAACACTAAAAAGACATCTCTCTTTTCAAGCACCATTTTCTCAATGCTTGGCCTTCCAGGAAATAAGGAAACAGAAGATGCTATCACCTTATTACACCAAGGAAAGGGCTCTTTAGACAAGCAATGGAATATGATTTGTCTCAGCCCTTCCTTATATATATGGTGGGGACATGCTTACTGGGCGTTCAAATGGCTTGATGCGACGCCTCTTACCGATGACACCAAGACATGTAAAATCAGGCTTCAGTTCCACTGGATGCCGCGAAACATCAAGCGCGATCCTACTGCGTCTTTTTATCTAAAGGATCTCCCAGACCTCGAGGAACAAATCAAACATTGCTATGGCAGCGAGCCATACTTATGCAACGAGCAAAACTGCCAAGCATGTTATGGAACGAAAGGCATTGCTGCGCATAATGTCGAGAGCGGCCGTCCTATTAGAACTGGTGATATTTTTACCATCATTCGAAGCACCGTTGATGTACCGCTTTGCCGCACTATGTTTGATATACAGTGGGCTATCATCACCTCAGCTGCAATCTCAGGAGGAGCTCTAGTGCCAGACGAGCTTGGAGACTTCAGTTTCCCACCAGGCGATTATCGTTTCTCCTATGAGGATATTCAGGACAATGTCGAAGCAGATGAGGACACTCAATCAAGGGTACAATCATGGGTTGACCAGAACTCACCAGAGCCGCAACAAGAACTTTAG